Genomic window (Flavobacteriales bacterium):
CGCAGCAACTGGCGCAACTGGCCGCTGTTCATCTCGGGCACCAGCACTTTGCCGTAGCGCTTCAGCATGCCGCCGAGGCCCTTGTTGAATGGGAACATGTGCCGCAGATGTACGTGCGCCACGCTGTAGCCTTCCTTCTGCAGCTCCACCACAGCCGTGCGAATGGCACCGTACGTTGATCCCCAGCCGACGATCAGCAGGTCACCGCTCTCGGGACCGCTGTCCAAGCGGATGGGCCGGTACGTGTCGGCTATGCACTGCACCTTTTCGGCACGCAGTTTCACCATCAGTTCATGGTTCTGCGGGTCATAGCTGATGTTACCGGTCTTGTCCTCCTTCTCGATGCCGCCGATGCGGTGTTGCAAGCCTTTCATGCCGGGGACGGCCCACGGACGCACGCCGCGTTCATCCCGGGCATACGGCAGGAATTTTTCAACTTCGTCCGGCGAGCCTTCTACCGCTTCGCGCGGTTTGGCATAAGGCGGAACGATCGGTCTCAGGTCCTTCGCCTCTGGGAAGCGCCACGGCTCCGCACCGTTGGCGATGTAGCCGTCGCTGAGCAGGATCACGGGCGTCATGTGCTCCACGGCCAGCTTCACTGCTTCGAAGGCCATCTCGAAACAATCCGTGGGGCTGCTCGCCGCGAGCACCGGGATCGGTGCCTCGCCGTTGCGACCGAAGAGCGCTTGCCAGAGATCGGCCTGTTCCGTCTTCGTGGGCAGCCCGGTGCTGGGTCCGCCGCGCTGCACGTTCACCACCACCAAGGGGAGCTCCAGCATGAAGGCCAGACCGAGCGCCTCGCCCTTGAGCGCGATGCCCGGCCCGCTGCTTGCCGTGGTGCCTAAGGCGCCGCCGTAGCTGGCACCGATGGAGGAGCAGATGGCGGCGATCTCATCCTCCGCCTGGAAGGTCTTCACACCGAAATGCTTGTTGCGCGAGAGCTCGTGCAGGATGTCACTGGCCGGGGTGATGGGGTAGCTGCCGTAGAAAAGCTCCAGCCCGGCCTTTTGCGCACCGGCGATGAGGCCGATGGCGATGCCTTGGTTGCCGGTGATGTTGCGGTAGGTGCCCTTGGGCATCGGAGCGGGCTTCACCTCGTAGCGTGTGGTGAAGGTCTCACTGGTATCGCCATAGTTGTAGCCTGCCTGCAGCACCTTCATGTTCGCCTCCAGCAGTTCGGGCTTGCTCTTGAATTTGGCCTTGAGGAATTCCCGGGTACGGTCCAGCTTGCGGCTGTACATCCAGTTGATGAAGCCCAGCACGAACATGTTCTTGCTGCGGTCCTTCTCCTTCATGCCCAAGGTGGTGTCCTCGAGCGCGTTGCGGGTGAGCTTGGTGACGTCCACGGTCTGGAGCACGTAGTTGTCCAGCGAACCGTCCGTCAGCGGGTTCTCCATATCCGGATAGCCGGAGAGGCGCAGGTTCTTCGCGTCGAAGCCATCGCTGTTGGCGATGATGATGCCACCGTGCTTCAGCTTGCCGATGTTGGCCTTAAGCGCCGCCGCGTTCATCACCACCAGCACATCGCACGTGTCACCGGGCGTGAAGACGTCCACGCTACCGAAGTGCAACTGGTAGCCGCTGACGCCCGCGAGCGTGCCTTGAGGCGCACGGATCTCCGCCGGGTAGTTCGGGAACGTGCTCACATCGTTGCCGAAGAGCGCGTTGGATTCGGTGAACTGGGCTCCAGTGAGCTGAATGCCGTCGCCGCTGTCCCCGGCGAAAAGGATCACCACCTTCTCGCGGGCCTCAACGGTCTTCGGACGGGGCGTGGGTATGGTTTCCATATTGGGGCGTGAAGGTACGCGGAGCGGGAATGGTCCATAGATGATGTTTGTCAGGGTCGGATCCGCATTGCACACCCTCTCCATACAATCTTTACCTTTGGGGAACGAACCGACCAGATCGAAAATGGATCGGCACGACCATATCACTTCCGACCCAAAGATCATGTTGGGTAAACCCTGCTTTCGAGGTACACGCATTCCTGTATACCTGATCCTGCAGAAGATCGCTTTGGGAGAGCAAGTGAATGATCTCCTCTCTGGCTACCCCGGACTTTCCAAGGAGAGCATCAAGGCCGCACAGCTTTTCGCCGAGGACACAGACTAGTTTTGAGCTTCCTCAGATGTGCGGCTTTCGCGCTATCTGCGTGCATCTGCGACATTTGCGGTTAGCATGGTGGGGCCACTCAAATCCATTTCCGTCCCTGCCACTTACTTTGTTGGCGGCCTGAGCCCATGACATGATGATCAAGACCCCCCTCTCCCGCCCGCTCCTCGGGCTTAGCTTGGTCCTGTTGGCCAGCTGCCATCCGGTATCTCAGACAACGAGCACGTCCCTGTCGCCCGCGCCCCCGGTGGTGAACGTTTCCGCCCAGCTGGCGCAACAAGGCGTGGACGGCACGGTCTACCAGAACGCCTCCGCGGATGTGCATCGGCTCTATCAGCAGGGCTATGAACTGGCGCGGATCCGGCTGGACGCCAACCTTGCCCGACCGCACCCACTTCCCCCGGCGGTGATCGTGGACATCGATGAGACCGTGCTGGACAACAGCCCCTACCAAGCGGCCAACAGCGCGAAGGGCCTTACCTACAGCCCGAAGACCTGGAAAGAATGGACGGCACTGGCAAAAGCGAAGGCCCTTCCGGGTGCGGTGGATTTCCTGAACTATGCCGTGAGCAAGGGCTGCTCGGTGTTCTACCTCTCCAACAGGGAAGAGGACGAAGAAGATGCGACGGTCCGGAATCTGGTGAGCGAGGGCTTCCCCATGGCAGACGCCCCGCACGTGATGCCGATGGCGGGCACAAGTGATAAGACGGCCCGTCGCGTGGAAGTGGCCAAAACACACAGCATCGTGCTGCTCGTGGGCGACCAGCTCACCGATCTCGATGAGAGCTTCAAGGACCGCAGCGTTGGTGAGGGTAAGCCGCACGTTGACGCGATGCGCGACTCGTTGGAACGCTACTTCATTATGCTGCCCAACAGCATGTACGGTGTGTGGTTGAACGCGGTGAGCGGCAAACCCGACAGCGCCAAGGCCGGGAATAAGGAACGCTACCTGAAAGCGAAGGGATACTGATGCGTGCTGTGATCCAGCGGGTGTCCGAGGCCGCCGTGCATATCGCGGGGAACGAGACCGCCAGGATCGGCAAGGGCTACTTGGTGCTGCTCGGCATCGAGGTGGGTGACACATCCGAAGAACTGGAATGGACCTGCGGAAAGGTGGCGCGCATGCGGCTCTTCCCGGACCTCGACGGGGTGATGAACCTGGACATCAACGAGGCGCAGGGCGAATTGCTCTTGGTGAGCCAGTTCACACTTCAGGCCAGTACGCGGAAGGGGAACCGCCCCAGCTACATCCGCGCGGCACGACCTGAAGAGGCCATCCCGCTCTACCTGCGTGCGAAGCAGTTGTTCAGCGCATTGATCCAAGGGCGCGTGAAGTCCGGTGAGTTCGGTGCGGACATGCAGATCTCCTTGGTGAACGACGGCCCGGTGACCATCGTGATCGACAGCCGCCTGAAGGAATGAGGACCATGGAGAACAAAAGCAGCCAGGGAGAAGTCACGGAACTACAATGTGAGGTGGACGAATGGATCGCCCGCGTTGGCGTGCGCTACTTCAACGAGCTGACGAACATGGCCATCCTCAGCGAGGAAGTGGGCGAAGTGGCCCGCATCATCGCACGCCGGTATGGTGAACAGAGCGAAAAGGAGAGCGACAAAGACAAGGACCTCGGCGAGGAATTGGCGGATGTTCTTTTTGTAGTGCTATGCTTGGCGAACCAGACGGATACCGACCTTCAGCTCGCCTGGAAAAAGAAGATGGAGGTACGGACGCAACGGGATAGGGAGCGCCATCAAGAGAATACAAAGCTGAAGAAGCCGTAATGCGTGCTCATTTGCATGGCCATGCAACTATGGAACATGCTTGAGATCAGGAAGTTGCGTGGAACAGGCAGCTATTTTCCCCTCAGATCCATAGGTCAGCTCAGAATGACATTTGCATGGCCATGCAACTTCGGGACTCGCTTGGAATCAAAGAGTTGCTTGGAGCAGGCAGATAGTTCCCTGTCAGTTCCGTAGGTCAGCCTAGAACGACATTTGCATGGCCATGCAAATGTGAGATACGCTTGGATTCAAGGAGTTACTTGGATCAAACAATCGCCTTCACCACCATCTCCATGGCAACCTTGGTCGCCCTTGTCCGGCTCATCACATAGTGCCGAGCCGCCTCCGAAGCGGTCTTCAAGGCCTGCGGATCCTTGAGCCAGCGCTCCAACGCGACCGTCAGTTCCTTCTCCGTCTTCACCTCGATCGCGGCCCCCGCGTCGATCAAGCCGCGCGCCTCCGGGAATTTCTCATTGTCCGGCCCGAAGATCACCGGCACACCCCAAGCGGCAGCTTCCAACAGGCTATGGATACCATCGGTGAAACCGCCACCTACGTAGGCGACACGGCCATAGCGATAGAGCCGGGCGAGCAGGCCCATGCGGTCCACCAACATGGTGCCGTGTTCCTCCTTTCCCAGTATGGCGGCCACATTGTCGGCAGGCGTTTGCTCCAGTTCGGACCATCGCGCCAAGGGTTTGGGAAATAGCTGTTCCGAACCGGCCAGTTGCTGCTCGTGCAGTTCATGCGGCACCACGATGCATTTCGGCGCTCCAAGTCCCATGGATCCCAGTGCCGAGGACAGCAGTTTTTCATCGGTCGGCCATGTGCTTCCGCAGATCAGTACGGGGCCTTCGCCAGCGAATGCTTTCGCCAGTGGCAGTTCCTCGCCTTGTGCGACGATCTCCGCAACGCGATCAAAGCGGGTATCGCCTCCGACGGAGACGTGCTTCATTCCAAGGCTGGTCAGCAGTGTCCGGGAAGCTTCGTCCTGCGTGAGGATGTGCGAGAAGAAGGAGAGCATCTTGCGCCATGCGCTCCCGTACCAATGAAAAAAAGGCTGGTCCTTGCGAAAGAGGGCCGAGATCAGGAACGTGGGGACATTATTCTTCCGAAGCGCCTTAAGGTGATGGAACCAGAACTCGTACTTCACGAAGATCGCGGACTTGGGGGCGATCAAGCGTTGCAACCGTTCCGCGTTACGCGCATTGTCCGGCGGCAGGTATTCCACCACGGTGGCCAGCGGGTATTCCTTTCGGGCCTCGTAGCCGCTGGGGCTGAAGAAGGTGAGCAGCACGGGGATCTCCGGACGTTCTTTCTTGACCGCTTCCAGCACCGGCCTGCCCTGCTCGAACTCGCCCACGCTCGCACAGTGCATCCACAAACAACCCTGCAATTGCGGCGCTACTTTCTCAAGGCGGTCCCAAAGCTTTTCACGCCCTTTCACCCAGGCTGCGGCCTTCGGGTTCCAAGGGGCCATGCACCGGACCCCGAGATGGTACGCCCCGACGCCCAGGTCATACAGCAACGGCATCAGCGATAGTACTGGCGGTCGTCACGGGCCTTGTAGATGGGCAGTGTCCAACCAAAACGCAACCCGTTCAAGCCGTCGTAATGCGTGCCTTCATTGGCGCGGCCCGTATCGAAATTGTACGGTCGCAGGGATCCCGTAAAAGCGATGTTCATCTCGAAACCGATCATGAAATTAATGAACCGGTTATTGCTCAAGTGCTGATATCCCACGAAGAACATCGCCATCGGCCCGGCAGCAAGGCGATCGTAGCCTTTGACGTATTCCCCTTCCAGGGCGGGCACCACATCATTCTGGCTTTGGATGAGCAGCTTGTGCCGCATGTACCCGCCGCCGAGTTTCAGCAGCATGCCGCTATTGGGGTTGGGTCCCACGATCGGGATCACTTTTCCCGCGAAGGCGATCACCGTATAACCCCGTTCGAAGAGCAGGATACCTGCCGGATCACCGTCTTGGTTGACGATCACACCATTGGTGGTGGTCATTCCGCGCAAAATGGTGCGGTCGTTCACCTTGTTGCCGAAAATGAACGAGCCTTCCAGCCCTACTGAGTAGTTGCTCTTGAACTTCCGCGAGACACTGAGCCCGATGTTGTGGTTGGCCCCGAACTGCTCCCCGAGATCGCCGCCCGGTAGCTGATAGGCATAGCTCAAGGTGATCGGCACCATGGCGAGGGACGTATCCCGAAGACCGCTCTGCGCGTAAGAGGGCGCTTGGAAAAGCAGGAGCACCGCAAGAATGAAAAAGGGATGTCTGCCCATGAGGTGGCGAAGGTAGCCGCATGCACGCCGTTGTCATACAACCCGGTGCAATGTCCGATCATTGTTGTGGCATCATCGGTCCCTTCCGGACATTACCTTCGCCACCTTGTTCCCACCCGTTCCAGCGGGGCCAACCCCTTTCTCCTTGCATGAAGCCCATCCAAATGGTCGATCTTGTCGGCCAATACGAAAAGATCAAGCCCGAAGTGGACTCCGCTTTGCTTGACGTGATCGCGGGCGCTGCGTTCATCAATGGCCCTGAGGTGAAGGCCTTCGAAAAGGAACTGGCAACTTACCTCGGAGTG
Coding sequences:
- a CDS encoding 2-oxoacid:acceptor oxidoreductase subunit alpha, producing METIPTPRPKTVEAREKVVILFAGDSGDGIQLTGAQFTESNALFGNDVSTFPNYPAEIRAPQGTLAGVSGYQLHFGSVDVFTPGDTCDVLVVMNAAALKANIGKLKHGGIIIANSDGFDAKNLRLSGYPDMENPLTDGSLDNYVLQTVDVTKLTRNALEDTTLGMKEKDRSKNMFVLGFINWMYSRKLDRTREFLKAKFKSKPELLEANMKVLQAGYNYGDTSETFTTRYEVKPAPMPKGTYRNITGNQGIAIGLIAGAQKAGLELFYGSYPITPASDILHELSRNKHFGVKTFQAEDEIAAICSSIGASYGGALGTTASSGPGIALKGEALGLAFMLELPLVVVNVQRGGPSTGLPTKTEQADLWQALFGRNGEAPIPVLAASSPTDCFEMAFEAVKLAVEHMTPVILLSDGYIANGAEPWRFPEAKDLRPIVPPYAKPREAVEGSPDEVEKFLPYARDERGVRPWAVPGMKGLQHRIGGIEKEDKTGNISYDPQNHELMVKLRAEKVQCIADTYRPIRLDSGPESGDLLIVGWGSTYGAIRTAVVELQKEGYSVAHVHLRHMFPFNKGLGGMLKRYGKVLVPEMNSGQLRQLLRAEYLVDAQGLNKVQGMPFASEEIRAGVLKLLKP
- a CDS encoding DUF433 domain-containing protein; the protein is MDRHDHITSDPKIMLGKPCFRGTRIPVYLILQKIALGEQVNDLLSGYPGLSKESIKAAQLFAEDTD
- a CDS encoding 5'-nucleotidase, lipoprotein e(P4) family — protein: MIKTPLSRPLLGLSLVLLASCHPVSQTTSTSLSPAPPVVNVSAQLAQQGVDGTVYQNASADVHRLYQQGYELARIRLDANLARPHPLPPAVIVDIDETVLDNSPYQAANSAKGLTYSPKTWKEWTALAKAKALPGAVDFLNYAVSKGCSVFYLSNREEDEEDATVRNLVSEGFPMADAPHVMPMAGTSDKTARRVEVAKTHSIVLLVGDQLTDLDESFKDRSVGEGKPHVDAMRDSLERYFIMLPNSMYGVWLNAVSGKPDSAKAGNKERYLKAKGY
- a CDS encoding D-tyrosyl-tRNA(Tyr) deacylase produces the protein MRAVIQRVSEAAVHIAGNETARIGKGYLVLLGIEVGDTSEELEWTCGKVARMRLFPDLDGVMNLDINEAQGELLLVSQFTLQASTRKGNRPSYIRAARPEEAIPLYLRAKQLFSALIQGRVKSGEFGADMQISLVNDGPVTIVIDSRLKE
- a CDS encoding nucleotide pyrophosphohydrolase, which codes for MENKSSQGEVTELQCEVDEWIARVGVRYFNELTNMAILSEEVGEVARIIARRYGEQSEKESDKDKDLGEELADVLFVVLCLANQTDTDLQLAWKKKMEVRTQRDRERHQENTKLKKP
- a CDS encoding 3-deoxy-D-manno-octulosonic acid transferase, with the translated sequence MAPWNPKAAAWVKGREKLWDRLEKVAPQLQGCLWMHCASVGEFEQGRPVLEAVKKERPEIPVLLTFFSPSGYEARKEYPLATVVEYLPPDNARNAERLQRLIAPKSAIFVKYEFWFHHLKALRKNNVPTFLISALFRKDQPFFHWYGSAWRKMLSFFSHILTQDEASRTLLTSLGMKHVSVGGDTRFDRVAEIVAQGEELPLAKAFAGEGPVLICGSTWPTDEKLLSSALGSMGLGAPKCIVVPHELHEQQLAGSEQLFPKPLARWSELEQTPADNVAAILGKEEHGTMLVDRMGLLARLYRYGRVAYVGGGFTDGIHSLLEAAAWGVPVIFGPDNEKFPEARGLIDAGAAIEVKTEKELTVALERWLKDPQALKTASEAARHYVMSRTRATKVAMEMVVKAIV